One window from the genome of Rhodococcus sp. ABRD24 encodes:
- a CDS encoding SRPBCC family protein yields the protein MTNTLEASIDIAATPQDVWAIVSDLKRMGEWSPQCRKMRVSGEVREGTKTFNINRKGLLVWPTTSKVIRFEPNKAIAFRIAENRTVWSYTLEATETGTRVIERREAPTGTSQLSQFLIKHVLGGAEAFEADMIVGMHATLARIKNEAEALAVGSR from the coding sequence GTGACGAACACCCTCGAAGCCAGCATCGACATCGCCGCCACCCCGCAGGACGTGTGGGCAATCGTGTCCGATCTCAAGCGCATGGGCGAGTGGAGTCCGCAGTGCCGCAAGATGCGCGTGTCCGGCGAGGTCCGTGAGGGCACCAAGACCTTCAACATCAACCGCAAGGGCTTGCTGGTGTGGCCGACGACATCCAAGGTGATCCGCTTCGAGCCGAACAAGGCCATCGCATTCCGGATCGCCGAGAACCGCACCGTCTGGTCCTACACCCTCGAGGCCACCGAGACCGGCACCCGCGTCATCGAGCGCCGTGAGGCCCCCACCGGCACCAGCCAGCTGTCGCAGTTCCTGATCAAGCACGTGCTTGGCGGCGCGGAGGCATTCGAGGCCGACATGATCGTGGGCATGCACGCCACGCTCGCGCGCATCAAGAACGAGGCCGAGGCGCTCGCCGTCGGGTCCCGCTAG